Proteins encoded within one genomic window of Acidithiobacillus sp. AMEEHan:
- the prfB gene encoding peptide chain release factor 2 (programmed frameshift) — translation MREVNEMRALRDDLQARLDGLRGYLDLEEKRGRLEEVGRELEDPAIWNQPEKAQELGRERASLEAIVRPMDELAAKLSDSAEMLELALSENDSELLAAVDVDLDQALAAVEKLEFQRMFSGPHDAADCFIDIQAGAGGTEAQDWAEMILRMYLRWAEAHGFAAELVEVSEGEVAGIKSASIHVKGDHAFGWLRTETGVHRLVRKSPFDSGNRRHTSFASVFVYPEIDDSFEIDINPADLKTDTYRASGAGGQHINKTDSAVRITHVPTGIVVACQTDRSQHKNRAEAMRMLRSKLYEMELKKREAEKQALEESKSDIGWGHQIRSYVLDQSRIKDLRTSVEVGDTQKVLDGGLDIFIEAALKAGL, via the exons ATGCGTGAAGTGAATGAGATGCGCGCCCTGCGCGACGATCTCCAGGCCCGGTTGGATGGCCTGAGGGGGTATCTT GACCTCGAAGAAAAGCGGGGCCGATTAGAAGAGGTCGGGCGGGAGCTCGAGGATCCCGCGATCTGGAATCAGCCGGAGAAGGCGCAGGAACTGGGGCGGGAGCGTGCCAGCCTGGAGGCCATCGTGCGGCCGATGGATGAACTCGCCGCCAAGCTTTCCGACAGTGCCGAGATGCTGGAACTCGCCCTGAGCGAAAATGACTCCGAGCTCCTGGCAGCCGTCGATGTCGATCTCGATCAGGCCCTGGCAGCGGTGGAAAAGCTGGAGTTCCAGCGGATGTTCTCTGGCCCGCATGACGCCGCCGACTGTTTTATTGACATCCAGGCCGGTGCCGGTGGTACCGAGGCGCAAGACTGGGCGGAAATGATTCTGCGCATGTACCTGCGCTGGGCTGAGGCGCATGGGTTTGCCGCCGAGCTGGTGGAAGTGTCCGAGGGGGAAGTGGCGGGGATCAAGTCGGCGAGTATCCATGTCAAAGGCGACCACGCTTTCGGCTGGCTGCGCACGGAAACCGGCGTACATCGTCTGGTGCGCAAATCGCCTTTCGACTCCGGTAATCGTCGCCACACCAGTTTCGCCAGCGTCTTCGTCTATCCCGAGATTGACGACAGCTTCGAGATCGACATCAATCCCGCCGACCTCAAGACGGACACCTATCGGGCCAGTGGCGCGGGTGGCCAGCACATCAACAAAACCGACTCGGCGGTGCGTATCACTCACGTGCCGACGGGTATCGTGGTGGCCTGCCAGACGGATCGCTCGCAGCACAAGAACCGTGCCGAGGCCATGCGCATGTTGCGTTCCAAACTCTACGAGATGGAGCTGAAAAAGCGCGAAGCGGAAAAGCAGGCGCTGGAAGAGAGCAAGAGCGATATCGGCTGGGGACATCAGATCCGCTCCTATGTGCTCGATCAGTCACGGATCAAAGATCTCCGCACCAGTGTCGAAGTGGGCGATACGCAAAAGGTGCTCGATGGTGGTCTGGACATTTTCATCGAGGCGGCCCTGAAGGCCGGACTCTAA